Proteins encoded together in one Micromonospora kangleipakensis window:
- a CDS encoding endonuclease/exonuclease/phosphatase family protein — protein sequence MTSTYYVAWWNVENLFDEENSPRRSEKLARVLGKSIVGWTAALRDRKIDQLASVISRMNAGAGPDLLGICEVENEVVVGRLAGVVNARLPQRNYQVVHADTADERGIDIAFLFDPALLSAPVGERFQHVVMRRTATREIVQVNFRTHRGRTWAVFGNHWPSRSGGQAESAGYRAIAGETLAYFHQRVWEVHGEHTPALVMGDFNDEPFDESLVRHALSTRQPAKVVRADIPRLWNLMWPIVGAGEGTFYFDNFTNVLDQFLINRNMVSDTSTILAVTDSVEIVRFPGMASTGTYASPLPFGGMGKAVNPDGFSDHFPIAVKVHEAD from the coding sequence ATGACGTCGACCTACTATGTGGCCTGGTGGAACGTCGAGAACCTGTTCGACGAGGAGAACTCACCACGGCGCAGCGAGAAACTCGCCCGCGTGCTCGGCAAGTCGATCGTGGGATGGACCGCCGCCCTACGTGATCGCAAGATCGACCAGTTGGCGTCGGTCATCTCGCGGATGAACGCCGGCGCCGGCCCGGACCTGCTGGGCATCTGCGAGGTGGAGAACGAGGTCGTCGTAGGTCGGCTCGCCGGGGTAGTCAACGCCCGACTGCCGCAGCGCAACTATCAGGTCGTTCACGCCGACACTGCCGACGAGCGGGGGATCGACATCGCGTTCCTGTTCGACCCGGCGCTGCTGAGCGCCCCCGTCGGCGAGCGATTCCAGCACGTGGTCATGCGCCGTACGGCCACCAGAGAGATCGTCCAGGTCAACTTCCGCACGCACCGGGGCCGTACCTGGGCGGTCTTCGGTAACCACTGGCCCTCGCGCAGCGGCGGGCAGGCAGAGTCGGCTGGCTACCGTGCTATCGCCGGGGAAACCCTCGCCTACTTTCATCAGCGGGTGTGGGAGGTCCACGGCGAGCACACCCCGGCCCTGGTGATGGGGGACTTCAACGATGAGCCGTTCGATGAGTCCCTGGTCCGCCACGCATTGAGCACCCGCCAACCTGCCAAGGTAGTCCGTGCCGACATCCCAAGGTTGTGGAACTTGATGTGGCCGATTGTCGGTGCCGGGGAGGGCACGTTCTACTTCGACAACTTCACCAACGTGCTCGACCAGTTCCTGATCAACCGGAACATGGTCAGCGATACCTCCACCATCCTGGCGGTAACCGACAGCGTCGAGATCGTTCGCTTCCCGGGGATGGCAAGCACCGGCACGTACGCCAGCCCGTTACCGTTCGGCGGAATGGGAAAGGCAGTCAACCCCGACGGCTTCTCCGACCACTTCCCGATTGCGGTGAAAGTCCACGAGGCCGACTGA